The Paenibacillus sp. FSL H7-0357 nucleotide sequence AATCCTCTCGGTGCGGGAACTGGCCGCAGAATTGCAGATAAATCCAAACACGGTGCAAAGAACCTTTCAAGAATTGGAGCGTGAAGAGATTGTGGAAACACGGCGGGGTATGGGCAGATATGTTACGGGGAGGGAAGAGACCATTATGACCATTAAAAAAGAGATGGCCCAGGATGTCTTGGACCGGTTTATCCGCGGCATGGAGGAGCTGGGTTTCCAGGGAGAAGAGATCTTGACGGTCGTGGCGGAGAATATTGCACAAAGGAATAGTAAATAGGGGGATTGCCAGGGTGGACAGTATACTTCAAGTACAACAGGTTACTAAAAAATACGGCTCAAAACAGGCGCTGCGCGGGGTTTCTTTTGAACTCGGTGCAGGCAGAATCACCGGACTGCTCGGCAGCAACGGCAGCGGGAAAAGTACACTCATGAAGCTGATTGCCGGGCTGGCACAGCCAACCTCAGGCAGTGTGTCTGTGCTCGGTGTTCCGGTAGGGAAACAAAGCAAAGCATTGGTTTCGTTTATGCCGGACCGGCCCCTGACAGACCCTTGGATGAGTGTGGGAGATGCGATGAAATTTCAGCGTGACTTCTATCCGGATTTTGACCCGGTCAAAGCCAAACGTATGCTGGAGTTTATGAAGCTTAGTGAACGGGATAGGGTGCAGACGCTCTCCAAAGGGATGAACGAACGGCTGCAGCTGACCATGGTCCTCTCGCGGCGGGCGAGTTTATACATGCTGGATGAACCTATTGGCGGAGTGGACCCTGTGGCGCGGACGAAAATTCTCAATGCGCTGATGGAATTTTACGAGGAAGACAGCAGCATTTTGCTCTCGACGCATCTGGTAACAGACATTGAACGGATATTTGATGAAGTTATTTTTATAAAAGAAGGAGAAATCATTCTGCAAAGTGATGTGGAGGAGTTAAGGCTGCAACGGGGAAAAAGCATTGACGAGCTGTTCAGAGAGGTGTATGCGGAATGCTGAAGCTAATAAAATACGATTTTAGACGGAGCCGTGACCGGATTCTTGCGTACTTTGTAATCGCAATTCTGGTGCATGCCGCCACATGGTATTGGAACAGACACATGGGGGTTCAATTGGTCGCAATCAATCTGACCACGTATGTCGTAGTGGGGATCAGCCTCCTGCTCACTAGCGCGATTACCTTTGGCCGCAATTTGAAATCTTATCACCGCCGGCTTCTGCCAGTGAGTTCTCTGTATACCATCTTGTCACCGCTGCTGCTCTGCTGGACGCTGCTATTATCCGTTGTTATCATCGCAACCCTGCATCTTGGGATCTATATTCTCGTATATTCGGCGGATTTCCTCCCGGGAAACTTCTGGCCGGTTGCCCTAAACTGCATACTGCAGCTTATCTGGTTCTCCGGTTTAATGCTGATCTCCATTATGTTTGCCATCACGGTGGCCAATAGTGTGCGGGTCAGAGGAAAGATATGGATCATCATCGCTGTATTGGTGGTACTCCAGAACGGGCTGTCTTATCTTGAACAGCTGATGTTTAAAAGTTCTCTCGCGGGTGTGGAGAGCATGTTCGAGTTTGATGTTCTTGATGCGGACTCGGTTCGCAGCGGGATTACATTCTCCTACCCAGTTCTTAATTACTGGCCTATGTTATTTGAAGCGGCCGTTGCAGTTATTCTAATCTATGCGATGAACGTGCTGCTGAAGAGAAGGGTGGAGGCTTAAACCGCCGCTCCATTTGGGAGGGAGGCTGGGGATACTAACTACTCATGCGGCGTTTGCTGCCGAACAAAAGCAGGGCTAATTGCCCTGCTTTTCGTGTTTGCACAGCAAAAGACGTCCTCGAAGGAGGACATCCGGCTGTGTCCTATTAACCAACTTACTGGGCGCTGCGCGTGTTAGTCCAGCTTTCGAGCTCCCGCAGGAGTTGCTCTTCTTCATCCTCCTGCAAATCCAGTCTCACCCCATATTGATATTGGCCAAGCCCGAACATCCAGCCCCAGCGTACACTTCCCACAAACTGAAGTTTGTCTTCTGCCAGCTGAAAGTGGATAATTATCTTCGTATCGCCTGCAGTGAAGCGGAGATTCAGCGAAGTTCGGATTTTGCACCCTGAACGGCTAAGGTCAAGCAGTACGCCTTCCGTAAGCTTGCCTGCCCCGGGACCGTTGTTACCAGCAGGAAGTTCAAGCCAGCATTCGATGGGCTGGTTCATTACATATCGGAACGGTTCTTTTCTGCTGGAGTCGTCCATTGTTCACCTCCGCTAGTTTATTTGCTATTATAACGAAATGGTTTCATTTGAACAATCTCCTAAAGTGCTATTTTTTAAAAAGAAAAGTTTTACTTATTTGTTGAAACGAGAGAGGAGCAGATACCCCGTGTATCAATATGACAATGAAAATTTTACCGGGCATAATTTTGACTACGCCGAATTGCGTGATGGAGAACTGAACAGCTGTACGTTTGATAGGTGTTCTTTCAAGGGAGCTTCTATGGAAGAAATGACTTCCGGCGGCTGCCGTTTTGTGGATTGTGATTTTACCGGCGCATTGCTCAATGCCTCGCTACATAAAGGAGCGGCGTTTACCAATTGCAAGTTCTCCGGGGCAAATCTGTTTGTGTCTAAATTCGAGGATTGCAAAATGGTCGGCTCCGATTTCTCCAATGCGTATATGGACGGCATTACGCTGATCGGCGGGGATTGGTCTTACACCAATTTGCGGCATATTAACCTCAGCAGGCAGGACCTGCGGGGCATCAGGTTCGCTGAGGCGGACATGCTTGGCTGCAATCTGCAAAAATGCGATCTGCGCGGTGCGGATTTAAGCCGGGTACAACTGGCCCAGTGCAAGCTTGCGGGAGCAGATCTAAGGGATGCTAAGCTGGAAGGGATTGACCTGAAAAGCCTGGACTTAAAGGGAGTAAGGCTCGATGTGGAACAGGCGGTGCTGCTGGCACGTTCGCTGGGGGCTAAAGTCGGCTGATATTGGATACGCGAACAGCTCCGCTCTGTAAGATAAGGGCGGAGCTGTTTCTCTGTCTACAAGGCAGACTTTAAGATTGCAGATTTATAATTCCTGCGGCTTTATCCGATAAAAAAATTATCGACACTATTCTGCGAAAGATATGGGGAGAATGTGCATGACGTTTAACCTGCGGACTTTTTTTGCCAGTGCCTTTGCGGTAATTATTATCTTGCTGACTGCACTGCTTATTTATGTAATCGGGAATCAAGCTACGAAATCTGTGGAGGTAAGTATCGGGGGCTCGCTTGCTGCAGAAGCATATCAAATGTCGGAGAAACTGGATCATTTCATGTGGTCGCGTTCCGGGGAAGTGGAAGTGCTGAGCAAGCTTAACGCTTTCCAGAAGCCGCTGGACACTCAAGAAATCAGCGGATTGCTGAATCAATTGAAGAGCAGCCTGCCGGTGTTCACCTGGGTCGGTTACCTTGACCCGAAGGGAACTGTGCTTTCCGCAACGGACAACATTCTCCTTGGAAAGGATATCAGCCAAAGACCCGTATTTCAGGAAGGCCGGAAGGGGTTGTTCACGGGTGATGTGCATGATGCCGTGTTATTGGCAAAGCTCCTGCCTAATCCATCCGGAGAAGCCTTGCAATTCGTGGACGTGAGTGTCCCGGTCTACGACAAGGTGGGAATGCTTAATGGTGTACTGGCAGCGCATTTGAGCTGGGAGTGGTCGCGTGAGGTAGAGAAATCCATTCTGGACCCGCTCAAAGAACGGATGAAAGATGTGGAAATCTTCGTAGTCAGCCAGAAGGATGATACTATACTGCTTGGACCCTCTGGGCTGGTGGGAAAGAAAATGGCGAATGAAACGCTGCAGAAAGCCCGGGAAGGCGGAAATTCATGGATCGTGGACAGCGGCAGCGGAAAAGATTCTTACCTGACTGGATACGCTTACGGGGACGGTTATTTGAATTATCCGGGTTTGGGCTGGTCAGTGCTAGTTCGTCAGCCCACAGATGTTGCTTTCGCAACGGTACACCAGCTCGAAAGATTTATCATATTAAGTGGATTGGCAGCTGCGGTGATTTTCGGAATTCTGGGCTGGCTGCTTGCCGGATGGATTGCCCGTCCCCTGAATCAAATTGCCAAAACGGCAGATTTGCTCAGCTCTGGTGCCAATGTGGAAATCCCCGCCTTGTCCCGCTTTAA carries:
- a CDS encoding GntR family transcriptional regulator gives rise to the protein MTIEFDNNQPIYIQIMNYIKGEIITGKLKPGDKILSVRELAAELQINPNTVQRTFQELEREEIVETRRGMGRYVTGREETIMTIKKEMAQDVLDRFIRGMEELGFQGEEILTVVAENIAQRNSK
- a CDS encoding ABC transporter ATP-binding protein, whose translation is MDSILQVQQVTKKYGSKQALRGVSFELGAGRITGLLGSNGSGKSTLMKLIAGLAQPTSGSVSVLGVPVGKQSKALVSFMPDRPLTDPWMSVGDAMKFQRDFYPDFDPVKAKRMLEFMKLSERDRVQTLSKGMNERLQLTMVLSRRASLYMLDEPIGGVDPVARTKILNALMEFYEEDSSILLSTHLVTDIERIFDEVIFIKEGEIILQSDVEELRLQRGKSIDELFREVYAEC
- a CDS encoding PilZ domain-containing protein; translation: MDDSSRKEPFRYVMNQPIECWLELPAGNNGPGAGKLTEGVLLDLSRSGCKIRTSLNLRFTAGDTKIIIHFQLAEDKLQFVGSVRWGWMFGLGQYQYGVRLDLQEDEEEQLLRELESWTNTRSAQ
- a CDS encoding pentapeptide repeat-containing protein, which encodes MYQYDNENFTGHNFDYAELRDGELNSCTFDRCSFKGASMEEMTSGGCRFVDCDFTGALLNASLHKGAAFTNCKFSGANLFVSKFEDCKMVGSDFSNAYMDGITLIGGDWSYTNLRHINLSRQDLRGIRFAEADMLGCNLQKCDLRGADLSRVQLAQCKLAGADLRDAKLEGIDLKSLDLKGVRLDVEQAVLLARSLGAKVG
- a CDS encoding sensor domain-containing diguanylate cyclase encodes the protein MTFNLRTFFASAFAVIIILLTALLIYVIGNQATKSVEVSIGGSLAAEAYQMSEKLDHFMWSRSGEVEVLSKLNAFQKPLDTQEISGLLNQLKSSLPVFTWVGYLDPKGTVLSATDNILLGKDISQRPVFQEGRKGLFTGDVHDAVLLAKLLPNPSGEALQFVDVSVPVYDKVGMLNGVLAAHLSWEWSREVEKSILDPLKERMKDVEIFVVSQKDDTILLGPSGLVGKKMANETLQKAREGGNSWIVDSGSGKDSYLTGYAYGDGYLNYPGLGWSVLVRQPTDVAFATVHQLERFIILSGLAAAVIFGILGWLLAGWIARPLNQIAKTADLLSSGANVEIPALSRFKDVAILSTSLRNLVSNLTKTENKLSYMSDMALHDVLTGLPNRAGLNEFLVHAVNKAKLNRTTLSFLYMDLDGFKKVNDTFGHATGDVLLQQVAVRLRECTRDNEIVARLGGDEFVIILHTSASKPMQESEVVAARIISKVNLPVVIGGDTIQVGCSVGAAVWTPDCLDTAETLRLADEALYISKRSGKNRITFEAAC